The Aliidiomarina minuta nucleotide sequence GTCTTAATAGGCAGTATGGTCGGTTTGTTATTACCTTTCTTATTGAATCGCCTTGGTTGGGATCCTGCAACTGCCAGTACTCCTCTCGTCACAACTATCGCTGATGCTAGTGGTGTGTTAATTTATTTTGGTATCGCAACTGCCATTCTTGGCTTACCCGCAGCTGGAGCTTAAGCGCTAATCTGTGCCTCCGTTGCTGCGGTCATCCGTTGCAAACAGGAGGTGCTATGTACAATATCGACCTGCCACGTTTAAAAAGTACGCTGCTTGAACTTTCGCAAATAGGCTTTAACGAAGAAGACCATGGCATGTATCGCCAGGGGTTTACTGACGACGATATGAAAGCACGCCACTGGTTATTGGACATGGCGCGCAAAGAAGGTTTTATTGCTGACATGGACGGTGCCGGAAATGTCTGGTTTGGACTGGGTGAGTTGGACAAGCCTGCCGTTATTATTGGTTCTCATTTAGATACCGTGCCTGCAGGCGGTATTTTTGATGGCGCGCTGGGGGTGATTGCAGGCCTGGAAGTTCTGCGTGTCATTAAAGACAACAATATTCAGCTTGATTTCCCCCTACGGGTGGTTGGCACCGCTGAAGAAGAAGGCCGTTTTGGCGGTATGTTCGGCGCCCAATCGATCACCGGTAAGTTGAATATGGACTGGCTGCTGTCCGCCCGGGACGCCGATGGCATGTACCTGACCGACGCTATGAAGAACCAGGGATTAAACCCCATGGATGCTCTTGAGGTCGCCTGGCCTCAGGACCGCATAAAAAACTTTTTTGAATTGCATATCGAGCAAGGCCCTGTGCTTGAGAAAATGGATATCCCCATTGGTATCGTGGACGGTATTTCTGGTGTATTTAAGTGGATAGTACATCTCAAAGGCAAAGCGGATCATGCTGGAACCGCCCCTATGGATATGCGTAGTGATGCTTTCATGGGGCTGGCGGATTTTGCCCATGAAATCACTCGTATTATTGATGAGAATGGAACGGATAAGACACGCATTACTGTGGGTAAAGTACAACTTAAGCCAGGTTATCCACATACGGTGCCGGGTGAAGCTATTTTCACCATTGTCGGACGTGACATGAGCGAAGACATTATGCGTGATTTGGCCGATGTCTGTGATAAGACTCTTAATTCTATAGCTCGCCGCCACCGATTACGTTTTGAACGTGAAGAAGCCAGCTGGTTGCCGCCTCATTATTGTACCGACTCGATGATTGAGTTAATGGAGCAAAAAGCACAGGATCGCGGCTGGCCGTTTTTGCGCATGCCTAGTGGTGCGGGTCATGATGTGCAGTTTTTTACTGAGGTTACTGAGGCTGGGTTGATTTTTATCCCGTCAGTAAACGGGGTCAGTCATGCACCAGATGAATGGTCGCACTGGCATCATGTAGAAAAAGGGGCCAACCTGCTTTTAGACTGCGTGCTGGATAAAGTGAGTAAAGATTGATAACGGGCAAAGTGCAGGCGATGAATCGCCTGATTTCGACCGGGTAAAATAGTATACTAGGGCTTCCAACGGCCACGATGTAGCGGTATGCAATCATGGAACAGAAAATAAGCGTGCAGAAGGTCCCTCCTGCTCAGGTTAATATTCAGCAGCCGGAATCCAGCAAGCGGGATAACAACTACGCTCCAAATAGTCGCATCTACGTGCGCGATGTAAAAGGTCGTGTGGAAACCATGCGCCGACTGCTGGGCTTTGCTCTGATGGCCGTGTTTGTCATCTTGCCCTGGCTTACCTATAACGGCGAACAGGCCATATTGCTGGATATTGTGAATCAGCGTTTCCGTATTTTTGGCCTTACTCTGTGGCCACAGGATCTGACTATTCTGGCCTGGATCTTTATGATTTCAGCCTTTGCTTTATTTCTGATTACCACCCTGTTTGGCCGGGTCTGGTGTGGCTTTACCTGCCCACAAACCACCTGGACGTTTATTTACATGTGGTTTGAGCGCAAGCTGGAAGGTTCACGGCACCAGCGTATGAAGCTGGATCAACGGCCAATGAATGCAGATAAGTTTATCCGTAAATTTCTTAAGCACAGTATCTGGTTGGTTGTCGCTTTGCTTACGGCGATGACGTTTGTCGGTTATTTTACGGATATTCGCCAATTATTCAGCGAGTTTTTTGTTTTTCAGTCGAGTGCCTGGGCGGTTGGCAGCATCCTCTTTTTTACCTTTGCAACTTATGGCAATGCGGGTTGGATGCGCGAAATCATGTGCACGCATATTTGCCCGTATGCGCGTTTTCAGTCAGCCATGTTTGATAAAAATACTTTTATTGTGGCTTATGACGAAAAACGTGGAGAGCCCCGTGGCCCTCGCAGTCGTAAGGCCGACCCTAAAGAAAAGGGTCTGGGTGACTGTATTGATTGTAACCTCTGTGTTCAGGTATGCCCGACCGGTATCGATATTCGTAACGGTTTACAGTACGAATGTATTAATTGTGGGGCTTGTATCGATGCCTGTGACGATGTCATGGAGAAAATGGGCTACCCTAAAAAGCTGATTAGCTTTACCACCGAGAAGCGGCTGGAAGGCGGTAAAACTAAAATATTCCGTTTTAAGAGTGTTGGTTATGGGCTGGCCTTGCTGGCGCTTACGGGCCTCTTAGTTCTGGACATTTTGTTCCGTATTCCACTTGAATTTGATGCTACCCGGGATCGCAATACGTTATACCGCGAGAATCAGCAGGGCTTTATTGAAAACGTCTATACCTTGAGGATTATCAATAAGTCGCAACAGTCTCAGGTCTATTCGCTTTCTGCCCATGGCATTGAAGATCTTGATTATTATGGGCCGGGGCAGGTTGAGCTGAGCGGCGGTGAAGTGCGTAGTATTCCAGTGACGGTAGCTATCGACCCTTATTTCCTTGATACTAGCCTGACCGAAATAAGTTTCACTATTCAGGCCGAAGATGATGAGCGCATTCGAAAAACCATTAACAGTAATTTTATTTATCAATGAGTGAGTTGAGCCAGCAGGACTTCAGTTTTCAGGGGCTGACTCCGGATCTGATTATGGATGCGCTGGAGTCCGTTGATGTCTGGCCTGAGTCGGGGTTGTTGGCATTAAACAGCTACGAGAACCGCGTTTATCAGTTTATCGCGGCCAATAATAAAAGATATGTGGTTAAGTTTTACCGGCCTGAACGCTGGACAGATGCACAAATACTGGAAGAGCACAGCTTTACTAAAGAGTTGCTGGAGGCTGAAATTCCTGTAGTTGCGCCACTGGAGTTAGCCGGTAGTACTTTACCTCATTACAAGGGATATCGATTTGCGGTCTTTAATAGCGTTGGAGGCCGGGCTTTAGAAGCTGATCAGGAAGAGCACTTGTTTCAGCTGGGGCGCCAGATTGGACGGTTACACATGGTGGGTAAAGCACGGCCTTTTAAAGAGCGTCCGTTGCTATTTATGCCACAGGATTTGATTGATGCGGAAGCGACCTTAACGGAATGCTCTCTGATTCCACAGGCCATGCGAACACCCTTTTTTACTATCTTCAGGCATGTTGTTGACAGACTTAAAGACTTTGATATCAAACAGGTCAACTCCATTCGCTTGCATGGTGATTGCCATGTCGGCAACTTATTGTGGGGTGACCAGGGGCTGACTTTTGTTGATCTGGATGATTGCCGCCAGGGGCCCGCGATTCAGGACCTATGGATGATGTTATCGGGCGATCGCTATGCTCAGCAGTTACAGCTGGATACCCTGGTTGATGGATACGATGAATTTGCTTCTTTTGACACTAAAGAACTGGCTTTAATTGAACCTTTACGCGCCTGGCGAATCATTCAATACATGGCATGGTTGGCTAAACGCTGGCAGGACCCCGCATTTCCCCGCAGTTTTAGCTGGTTTGCTGAGGAAGCATATTGGGAACGGCAGGTACTTACGCTTAAAGAACAACTGGCTGCTTTTGATGAAAGTCCGCTAAGCTTGCAGCCAGGTTATTAATGGCGGCATAATTTAAGCAACAAATTTAAGTAATAAACGAATAACCACATTAAGTAGGGATAAGATATGAAGAAGTTTTGGTTAGCAATAGCATTAACCATAGGTGCGATGAGTTCAGCTCAGGCTATGGATTTTCGTGAAGGCGTACATTATGAAATAGTGAGTGAGGAAAGAACGGAGAAGACTGAAATTCTGGATTTTTTCTCTTTTTATTGTAACGCCTGTTATCAGTTCCAGCCGTTTAGTAACATGCTGGCTGAAGAATTCGGCGATAATTTTAAAAAATATCATGTCGACTTTGTAGGCCCGCAGGGTATGGGAGAGACTATTGTTCAGGCATGGGCTACAGCTAGTATTCTGGATGTGAAGTCGGAGTTGGCACCCGCGGTTTTCCGTCAGCATTTTGCACAGCGTAATATCAGTAATTCTAAAGATGACCTGAAAACTATTTTTGCCAGTATTGGTGTCGATGGCGATGAGTTTGAACGTGCTTATAATAGCTTTCCGGCTCGCAGTCTGACTAACCGCATGCGCCGTGAAGCACAAAAATATGACGTTCGTGCAACTCCGACCTTTATCGTCAATGGTCGCTATCGCATGATGTCATCAGGTTTCCGTGACAGTAATAATTTCTTTGACGATTATCTTGCACTGGCAAAATATCTGGTTGAGAAAGACAGCTAATCGGGTCTATGCTCGGTAGAAAAGCCAACTGATTAGGGAGCTATTGTGGATGAATGGTTAAGTGAAATAGTGGGATGGTTTGAATGGCTGGAGCAGTATCCGTCTGTTTATATCTCCCTATCTATCCTGCTATTGGTTGTGTTGGCTGTTTTCAGTAACTGGGTAACTAAATATGTGTTGCTGACGGGGCTTACCCGTTTACTCCAGTCCACACCTATCGGCAAAGATGAGCTTTTTAATGAATCCCGTGTCATCGTACGTCTTGCCAATGTGGTTCCGGCTCTGGTGCTTTCATATGGTGTAGTGCTTATACCGCATTTGCCTGAAGTCATTATACAGGTAGTGAATAATGTGGCGGTGGCCTTCATTATTCTGACTGTAGCTTTGGCTATCAGCAATTTCCTGGGCATTCTGAATCGCTTATACGAGCGGCGTCCAGATGCCAGTATGACGCCGATAAAAGGTTACGTGCAGGTCATAAAGATAGTGATTTATGTCATCGCTACTCTGCTTGTCATTGCAACACTCATTGATCGCTCGCCTTTCATTTTGCTTTCTGGCCTGGGCGCCATGGCCGCGGTTTTGATGTTGGTATTTCAGGACACTTTATTGTCGTTAGTGGCCAGCATGCAAATCAGTTCAAATGATATTGTGCGTATTGGTGATTGGGTTGAAATGCCCCACTTAAATGCTGATGGCGATGTCATCGATATTTCACTTCATGTGGTTAAAGTGCAGAACTGGGACAAAACCATTACCACTATCCCAACCCGACGCTTCATAGACAGTTCGTTTAAAAACTGGCGTGGTATGCAGCAAGCCGGTGGCCGCCGCATGATGCGTAATATCATGATAGATCAGCAGAGCATTCGCTTTTTAAGTGCAGAAGATAAGGATAAACTCAAACGATTCAGCCTGTTACGCGGCTATCTTGAAGAGAAGCAAAAAGAGATTGATGACTGGAATAAAGAGCTGGAAGTAAAAGGAGAAGACCCCTGCAATTCCAGACGCTTGACGAACATAGGTACTTTTCGCGCTTATGTTCAGTTGTATCTGAAGCATCACCCCGGTATTCACCAGGAACTCTTTATGCTGGTGCGACAGTTAGGGCCTACTGCCGATGGTTTACCCCTGCAGGTATATGCCTTTAGCAATGATACCGCCTGGGGCGCCTATGAAGGTATTCAGTCGGATATCTTTGATCACCTCTACTCGGTCATTGCTGATTTTGGTTTGCGCGTATTTCAACATCCGAGTGGCATTGACCTGGTTTCTTTACGGGTCGACCCTAAGACTACGGAGACTGAGCAACAATCCGAGCAAGCTAAGCAGCTGGACGCTGAGGATCTGCCGCCTGAGCGTGATGCTGCAAAATAGACTCAATGCGTTTGTCTTTAATTTCCCAGCGCTGGTTAAGCCAGTGCTGAAAATGTTCACGGAAAGCTTCGTCATTGAAGTAGTCACCGCACAGATCGTCAGTGGAAGGCAGTGCGTCGATGTGCAAGTGAATATGACGTAGACGGCCTGCCAGGAAATCTAGCACCAGCGGTCTGTTCGGGTGGCGATCCGGATAGACGATAGTGATATCCAGAATAGCATCGAACTGACCGCGCATAGCCTGCAGAGTGAAGGCGGTGCCTCCTGCCTTCGGGGGTAACAGGTGCTGAAAGGGGCTCTTTTTCTGTTCTTTTTTCTTTTCATTAAAGCGAGTGCCTTCACAGAAGTTGATCACTGTGGTTGGGATATCGCGAAATTTTTCACATGACTTGCGCGTGGTTTCGATATCCTTACCTTTTAAATGAGGCTTCTTTTCAAGTTGTTGACGTGAGTAACGCTTCATAAAAGGCATATCCAGAACCCAGCAACCTACACCGATAAAAGGTAC carries:
- a CDS encoding Zn-dependent hydrolase gives rise to the protein MYNIDLPRLKSTLLELSQIGFNEEDHGMYRQGFTDDDMKARHWLLDMARKEGFIADMDGAGNVWFGLGELDKPAVIIGSHLDTVPAGGIFDGALGVIAGLEVLRVIKDNNIQLDFPLRVVGTAEEEGRFGGMFGAQSITGKLNMDWLLSARDADGMYLTDAMKNQGLNPMDALEVAWPQDRIKNFFELHIEQGPVLEKMDIPIGIVDGISGVFKWIVHLKGKADHAGTAPMDMRSDAFMGLADFAHEITRIIDENGTDKTRITVGKVQLKPGYPHTVPGEAIFTIVGRDMSEDIMRDLADVCDKTLNSIARRHRLRFEREEASWLPPHYCTDSMIELMEQKAQDRGWPFLRMPSGAGHDVQFFTEVTEAGLIFIPSVNGVSHAPDEWSHWHHVEKGANLLLDCVLDKVSKD
- a CDS encoding thiol:disulfide interchange protein DsbA/DsbL, producing the protein MKKFWLAIALTIGAMSSAQAMDFREGVHYEIVSEERTEKTEILDFFSFYCNACYQFQPFSNMLAEEFGDNFKKYHVDFVGPQGMGETIVQAWATASILDVKSELAPAVFRQHFAQRNISNSKDDLKTIFASIGVDGDEFERAYNSFPARSLTNRMRREAQKYDVRATPTFIVNGRYRMMSSGFRDSNNFFDDYLALAKYLVEKDS
- a CDS encoding mechanosensitive ion channel family protein, whose protein sequence is MDEWLSEIVGWFEWLEQYPSVYISLSILLLVVLAVFSNWVTKYVLLTGLTRLLQSTPIGKDELFNESRVIVRLANVVPALVLSYGVVLIPHLPEVIIQVVNNVAVAFIILTVALAISNFLGILNRLYERRPDASMTPIKGYVQVIKIVIYVIATLLVIATLIDRSPFILLSGLGAMAAVLMLVFQDTLLSLVASMQISSNDIVRIGDWVEMPHLNADGDVIDISLHVVKVQNWDKTITTIPTRRFIDSSFKNWRGMQQAGGRRMMRNIMIDQQSIRFLSAEDKDKLKRFSLLRGYLEEKQKEIDDWNKELEVKGEDPCNSRRLTNIGTFRAYVQLYLKHHPGIHQELFMLVRQLGPTADGLPLQVYAFSNDTAWGAYEGIQSDIFDHLYSVIADFGLRVFQHPSGIDLVSLRVDPKTTETEQQSEQAKQLDAEDLPPERDAAK
- the ccoG gene encoding cytochrome c oxidase accessory protein CcoG, giving the protein MEQKISVQKVPPAQVNIQQPESSKRDNNYAPNSRIYVRDVKGRVETMRRLLGFALMAVFVILPWLTYNGEQAILLDIVNQRFRIFGLTLWPQDLTILAWIFMISAFALFLITTLFGRVWCGFTCPQTTWTFIYMWFERKLEGSRHQRMKLDQRPMNADKFIRKFLKHSIWLVVALLTAMTFVGYFTDIRQLFSEFFVFQSSAWAVGSILFFTFATYGNAGWMREIMCTHICPYARFQSAMFDKNTFIVAYDEKRGEPRGPRSRKADPKEKGLGDCIDCNLCVQVCPTGIDIRNGLQYECINCGACIDACDDVMEKMGYPKKLISFTTEKRLEGGKTKIFRFKSVGYGLALLALTGLLVLDILFRIPLEFDATRDRNTLYRENQQGFIENVYTLRIINKSQQSQVYSLSAHGIEDLDYYGPGQVELSGGEVRSIPVTVAIDPYFLDTSLTEISFTIQAEDDERIRKTINSNFIYQ
- a CDS encoding acyltransferase, with protein sequence MLYFLPAPLKIIINFLWGSFITAGIALLIITLGIFKIIPIPAWRRFISSIANFLFRLWGRGVSAMFSLTQKTKWQVEGGVELYRDRWYMIMVNHLSWVDILVLMKLAKSDMPMPRFFLKKELFWVPFIGVGCWVLDMPFMKRYSRQQLEKKPHLKGKDIETTRKSCEKFRDIPTTVINFCEGTRFNEKKKEQKKSPFQHLLPPKAGGTAFTLQAMRGQFDAILDITIVYPDRHPNRPLVLDFLAGRLRHIHLHIDALPSTDDLCGDYFNDEAFREHFQHWLNQRWEIKDKRIESILQHHAQAADPQRPAA
- a CDS encoding serine/threonine protein kinase codes for the protein MSELSQQDFSFQGLTPDLIMDALESVDVWPESGLLALNSYENRVYQFIAANNKRYVVKFYRPERWTDAQILEEHSFTKELLEAEIPVVAPLELAGSTLPHYKGYRFAVFNSVGGRALEADQEEHLFQLGRQIGRLHMVGKARPFKERPLLFMPQDLIDAEATLTECSLIPQAMRTPFFTIFRHVVDRLKDFDIKQVNSIRLHGDCHVGNLLWGDQGLTFVDLDDCRQGPAIQDLWMMLSGDRYAQQLQLDTLVDGYDEFASFDTKELALIEPLRAWRIIQYMAWLAKRWQDPAFPRSFSWFAEEAYWERQVLTLKEQLAAFDESPLSLQPGY